One genomic window of Enterobacteriaceae endosymbiont of Donacia crassipes includes the following:
- the ppa gene encoding inorganic diphosphatase, whose translation MNYNNISSGENIPNDINVIIEISSHSNPIKYEVNKKYGILFVDRFITTPMFYPCNYGYINNTLSLDDDPLDVIVITKYSIIPGTVIRCRPIGILNMIDESGNDKKIIAVPHNTISQEYLLIKNIKDLPKLLQQQIIYFFQHYKDLENKKWCKIENWGDLSQAQTEILSSIKRFQQKKIN comes from the coding sequence ATGAATTATAATAATATTTCTTCTGGAGAAAATATTCCTAATGATATTAATGTAATTATCGAAATTTCTTCTCATTCAAATCCAATAAAATATGAGGTAAATAAAAAATATGGAATATTATTTGTAGATCGTTTTATTACTACACCTATGTTTTATCCTTGTAATTATGGATATATAAATAATACATTATCATTAGATGATGATCCATTAGATGTAATTGTCATAACTAAATATTCTATTATTCCAGGAACTGTAATAAGATGTCGTCCTATAGGAATATTAAATATGATAGATGAATCGGGAAATGATAAAAAAATTATTGCGGTACCACATAACACAATTTCACAAGAATATCTATTAATTAAAAATATTAAAGATTTACCAAAACTATTACAACAACAAATTATATATTTTTTTCAACATTACAAAGATTTGGAAAATAAAAAATGGTGTAAAATAGAAAACTGGGGAGATTTATCTCAAGCACAAACAGAAATTTTATCTTCTATCAAAAGATTTCAACAAAAAAAGATTAATTAA